Within Metabacillus sp. KUDC1714, the genomic segment GAGAACACGGACAGAAGTGGTTGGATAACTTTAATGATTTAGTCAAGTATTGTGAAGAAAGATGGAGTATTCAATTTCAGGCACCCTATGAGTTATCATATAACTTTGTGGCTCCAGCAATCACACTGGATGGAAGCCAAGTTGTTATTAAACTCGTGGTACTAGGTGATGGAGGGTTTCAAAAAGAAATTGAAGCGCTTAAACAGTTTAATGGTAATGGCATAGCACGACTACTTGACTATGAAACAGAAAAAGGGATTATGATTTTGGAAAAGGTATTACCAGGAGAAAAGTTATCCTTGCTATCCAATGACGATGAATCAACGATTATTATGTCACAAGTTATGAAGAACTTATGGACAATTGCTCCAGTAAATTCATGTATCCCAACGATTTTTCAAAGGGAAGAGGCCTTTAAACAAATACGCAAAGAGCATAAAAACGGAATAGGTCCTCTATCAAAAGAGATGCTTATAGAAGCGGAAGAAATATTTTCTAGGTTAACAAGTACAATTAAAGACCTATATCTTCTTCATGGAGATTTTCATCATTACAATGTTTTATCTGCTAAAAGTAATACTTGGGTAGCAATTGATCCAAAGGGCTTAATTGGTGAGCGCGAATATGATGTCATTCAATTCCTCCTGAATAAATTACCTGTTGATAAA encodes:
- a CDS encoding aminoglycoside phosphotransferase family protein, encoding MIYLPEKFVQTIKSVHREHGQKWLDNFNDLVKYCEERWSIQFQAPYELSYNFVAPAITLDGSQVVIKLVVLGDGGFQKEIEALKQFNGNGIARLLDYETEKGIMILEKVLPGEKLSLLSNDDESTIIMSQVMKNLWTIAPVNSCIPTIFQREEAFKQIRKEHKNGIGPLSKEMLIEAEEIFSRLTSTIKDLYLLHGDFHHYNVLSAKSNTWVAIDPKGLIGEREYDVIQFLLNKLPVDKIADVIDRRIDILVDQLDLNKERVLLWGYCHSILSLFWHIEDFGVPDDTTLKVITSFKKLHNELSVRTLEF